A section of the Rubritalea squalenifaciens DSM 18772 genome encodes:
- a CDS encoding putative Na+/H+ antiporter, producing the protein MRKLTFILTLFITIFGLSSYVIAAGAVEPAYEKEEYHLDADQYAKFPLPLSKYEKKTTEDGKTDLGATLKYRATQQNGFNLWATIIFVCAIVHTFLAGFFTEMAHKHEKRHQEKIKAEGRTACAKPHDDAKDDVSFRAHLFHFLGEVEAIFGIWVIALVAAIFYFFGISEHGFAEGMGVGFKQVEYYLGKDVNFTEPLFVVIIMAISATRPVVRFAEKIVGSVARLLGGGPAGWWLSVLTITPLLGSFITEPAAMTISAMLLAKWFYSKRPPALFAYATLGLLFVNVSVGGTLTHFAAPPVLMVAAKWNFGLGFMFINFGWKAAIAILASNAIYYAAFRKHFADLAKRLDGTEDNKIKWADREDPIPGWVTLCHLIFLAWTVLTAHYPVLFIGGFMFFIGFTQATGHHQNEVSMKSPLLVGFFLAGLVIHGKCQAWWIEPLLTTFDNKYILMFGSTLLTAFNDNAAITYLASQAPGLPIMSKYAVLAGAVTGGGLTVIANAPNPAGQSLLGKYFDGGVAPAKLAMAAIIPTIICGAAFMSIPTSGMYEDPKPKVEVTATDSHDHDDHNGHDH; encoded by the coding sequence ATGAGAAAACTCACATTCATCCTTACACTATTTATTACCATCTTTGGGTTAAGCAGTTATGTAATCGCCGCGGGTGCGGTTGAGCCAGCTTACGAAAAAGAAGAATATCATCTCGATGCGGATCAATATGCCAAATTCCCCCTTCCGCTCAGCAAGTATGAGAAAAAAACAACTGAGGATGGAAAAACCGATCTCGGCGCCACACTGAAATACCGTGCTACTCAGCAAAACGGCTTCAACCTCTGGGCCACCATTATTTTCGTCTGCGCCATCGTTCACACTTTCTTGGCAGGTTTCTTCACGGAAATGGCCCACAAGCACGAAAAGCGCCATCAAGAGAAAATCAAAGCAGAAGGCCGTACTGCCTGCGCCAAGCCTCATGACGATGCCAAAGATGATGTTTCTTTCCGTGCTCACCTATTCCATTTCCTTGGTGAGGTAGAGGCCATTTTCGGTATCTGGGTAATTGCTCTTGTTGCTGCTATTTTCTACTTCTTCGGCATTTCTGAGCATGGCTTCGCCGAAGGTATGGGAGTTGGCTTCAAGCAAGTGGAGTATTATCTCGGAAAAGACGTTAACTTCACCGAGCCGCTGTTCGTTGTTATCATCATGGCGATTTCGGCAACACGTCCAGTCGTGCGTTTTGCAGAGAAAATCGTAGGCTCAGTCGCTCGCCTTCTTGGCGGAGGCCCTGCTGGCTGGTGGCTCTCTGTACTCACCATTACTCCTCTTCTTGGGTCTTTCATCACAGAGCCTGCTGCTATGACCATTTCAGCGATGCTCTTGGCCAAATGGTTCTATTCAAAGCGCCCTCCAGCATTGTTCGCCTACGCCACACTTGGTCTTTTGTTTGTGAACGTATCCGTTGGCGGTACTCTCACTCACTTTGCCGCTCCTCCTGTTCTCATGGTTGCTGCCAAGTGGAATTTCGGACTTGGATTCATGTTCATCAACTTCGGTTGGAAGGCCGCCATTGCCATTCTAGCCAGTAACGCTATTTACTACGCTGCTTTCCGTAAGCATTTCGCCGATCTTGCAAAGCGTCTGGACGGTACTGAAGACAACAAAATCAAGTGGGCTGACCGTGAAGACCCGATCCCTGGTTGGGTCACTCTTTGCCACCTCATTTTCCTTGCCTGGACAGTGCTGACTGCTCACTACCCAGTACTCTTCATTGGCGGATTCATGTTCTTCATCGGTTTCACTCAAGCTACAGGCCACCACCAGAATGAGGTAAGCATGAAGTCACCACTCCTCGTTGGTTTCTTCCTCGCTGGTCTCGTGATTCACGGTAAATGCCAAGCTTGGTGGATTGAACCTCTGCTCACTACCTTCGATAACAAGTACATTCTCATGTTTGGGTCTACCTTGCTCACTGCCTTCAACGATAACGCAGCGATCACCTATCTTGCCTCACAGGCACCAGGCCTACCTATCATGTCCAAGTATGCCGTACTTGCGGGCGCCGTTACTGGTGGTGGTCTGACCGTCATCGCGAACGCCCCGAACCCTGCTGGCCAGTCCCTTCTTGGTAAATACTTCGACGGAGGAGTAGCCCCAGCCAAGCTAGCCATGGCAGCAATCATTCCTACGATCATCTGTGGCGCAGCCTTCATGAGCATCCCAACTAGTGGCATGTATGAAGACCCTAAACCAAAAGTAGAGGTTACTGCTACCGATAGCCATGATCACGACGACCACAATGGTCACGATCACTAA
- a CDS encoding riboflavin synthase, translated as MFTGLVESTGTITQIENLGEQARYTVQLPFYAELALGDSVATNGCCLTVASLDQDTASFDILSQTLKVTSLGHLKVGSLVNLERALRPSDRLGGHFVQGHVDGTGEILDLSEHGQDHRFEVSLPESIYKYCIGKGSLAVDGISLTIAELTDNSAVFWITPHTFEHTNLADKKLGDPVNLEADLLAKYTEKLLSSKA; from the coding sequence ATGTTCACAGGTCTTGTAGAATCTACTGGCACAATCACCCAGATCGAGAATCTGGGTGAGCAAGCCCGCTATACCGTCCAACTGCCGTTTTACGCAGAGTTGGCATTAGGCGACTCTGTGGCAACTAATGGATGCTGCCTCACTGTGGCATCGCTCGATCAAGATACCGCGTCTTTTGATATTCTCAGCCAGACTTTGAAGGTGACCTCACTGGGTCATCTCAAGGTCGGCTCATTAGTGAACCTTGAACGTGCTCTACGCCCTAGTGACCGATTGGGTGGCCATTTTGTTCAAGGCCACGTAGATGGCACGGGTGAAATTCTTGATCTATCCGAGCACGGTCAAGACCACCGCTTTGAAGTCAGTTTGCCAGAGTCCATCTACAAGTATTGTATCGGCAAAGGCTCTCTGGCCGTAGATGGAATCTCTCTAACGATTGCAGAGCTCACCGACAACTCGGCAGTCTTCTGGATCACTCCACACACCTTTGAGCACACTAACCTTGCTGACAAGAAACTTGGTGACCCTGTCAACTTGGAAGCCGATTTGCTAGCCAAGTACACTGAGAAGCTCCTCAGTTCAAAAGCCTAG
- the rsgA gene encoding ribosome small subunit-dependent GTPase A, which produces MTLEDLGWNQEFASEFKPFTKKGWVPARLIRDNKITYGALLEGGEELEVVMGGKVYHDAESDAELPAVGDWVALDVGGEGEDTVIRARLSRQTCFSRKAPGKSSEEQVMAANVSIVVVVTDAGSDFNPRRMERYFTLIERSRAKAVVLVNKSDLFPAELNEEAKLEIEELSSEADVYVTSAAKNEGLEVLKKYLEPGVSITIVGSSGVGKSTLVNQLMGEEWQWTSEVNELTGKGRHTTTARELIVLEGGGILIDNPGIREVQMWTDETTLRESFADIEELASHCKFHDCKHGSDKGCAICAAVESGELDERRYESYLKLEDEIAELKRRRKKRQMLTERRAKRDHKIKARNLADRIDHEKRERPERY; this is translated from the coding sequence ATGACGCTCGAAGATCTGGGATGGAATCAGGAGTTTGCCTCCGAGTTTAAACCTTTTACCAAAAAAGGGTGGGTGCCTGCGCGCTTGATTCGTGACAATAAAATTACTTACGGAGCTTTACTCGAGGGCGGTGAGGAATTGGAGGTCGTCATGGGTGGCAAGGTCTACCATGATGCGGAGAGTGATGCTGAATTGCCAGCGGTAGGTGACTGGGTGGCTCTGGATGTCGGTGGTGAGGGTGAAGATACGGTTATTCGGGCCAGGCTCTCACGCCAGACATGCTTTTCAAGAAAGGCGCCAGGCAAGAGCAGTGAGGAACAGGTGATGGCTGCCAATGTCAGCATTGTCGTTGTGGTTACCGATGCTGGAAGTGATTTCAATCCGCGTCGTATGGAGCGGTACTTCACCCTCATAGAGAGAAGCCGGGCTAAAGCGGTCGTACTTGTAAACAAGAGTGATCTATTCCCGGCCGAACTCAACGAGGAAGCTAAACTAGAGATCGAAGAGTTGTCCTCCGAGGCAGACGTCTATGTTACCAGTGCAGCGAAGAATGAAGGACTAGAAGTGCTTAAGAAGTATCTTGAGCCGGGAGTGAGTATCACCATTGTGGGCTCCAGTGGTGTGGGTAAATCGACTCTTGTCAACCAGCTCATGGGTGAAGAGTGGCAATGGACTAGTGAGGTGAATGAGCTAACCGGGAAAGGACGTCATACCACGACGGCTAGAGAGCTCATCGTACTCGAAGGTGGTGGGATCCTCATTGATAACCCTGGTATAAGAGAAGTCCAGATGTGGACAGATGAAACCACGCTGAGGGAGAGTTTTGCAGATATCGAGGAGCTGGCGTCCCATTGCAAGTTCCACGATTGTAAGCATGGCTCAGATAAAGGCTGCGCTATTTGTGCTGCAGTGGAGTCGGGTGAACTGGATGAGCGACGATACGAAAGCTACCTTAAGCTCGAAGACGAGATTGCTGAATTAAAAAGAAGACGTAAGAAGCGTCAAATGCTGACTGAACGCCGAGCTAAACGTGACCACAAGATCAAGGCCAGAAACCTTGCGGATAGGATCGATCACGAGAAGCGTGAGCGTCCCGAGCGCTACTAG
- a CDS encoding AMP-binding protein, with translation MRLIKELLSDAFWESDSNLVLAADSQADEIHSLESWLRDGAEMKAHVFFQTSGSSGSPKWVAISKEALLASARAVIGHTNLKKSCKSLLTIPIYHVGGFGVIARSYLSGGSVHLCRGKWSAESFISQIEELQAQCASLVPAQVVDLVSLGSTAPSCIETIVVGGGHLNDEIYQKAIELGWPLLRSYGMSEASSQIATGDSGDYWLKILKGWDTSIDDDGRLRIKGEPLFSGYVVREHEGYSFQSPVDSEGWFTTQDEVLLQGGRLKFLRRFGRGVKILGELVDLQVVEDNLCELLGKEIIVVPIPDQRRGLVLVAVSEDSASRLPDHANRGLCAIKELLVMSEFPRSPLGKIRRADVEEWVKGRFAGDKTTE, from the coding sequence ATGCGACTCATTAAGGAGCTTTTATCTGATGCATTTTGGGAGTCGGACTCAAATTTAGTACTCGCAGCTGATTCACAGGCTGATGAAATCCATTCCTTAGAGTCTTGGCTTCGCGATGGAGCCGAAATGAAAGCGCATGTATTCTTCCAAACCTCAGGCTCATCCGGGTCTCCAAAATGGGTAGCAATTTCCAAGGAGGCACTACTTGCTTCAGCTCGTGCGGTTATAGGTCACACCAATCTCAAAAAGTCATGTAAATCGCTCCTTACCATACCCATATATCACGTGGGCGGCTTTGGGGTCATAGCACGATCTTACCTATCCGGCGGTAGCGTGCATCTCTGCCGGGGTAAATGGAGCGCCGAATCATTCATTAGTCAGATTGAAGAGCTGCAAGCACAATGCGCATCACTCGTTCCTGCACAGGTAGTCGACCTTGTAAGTCTTGGAAGTACAGCGCCGTCATGTATCGAGACAATTGTCGTGGGCGGAGGTCATTTGAATGATGAGATCTACCAGAAAGCCATTGAATTAGGATGGCCGCTGTTGCGCAGCTACGGCATGTCTGAAGCGTCTTCTCAAATAGCCACGGGTGATAGCGGAGACTACTGGCTCAAAATTCTTAAAGGATGGGATACATCGATAGATGATGATGGCCGGTTGCGGATTAAAGGTGAGCCGCTATTCAGCGGCTACGTGGTGCGTGAACATGAAGGTTATAGTTTCCAGTCTCCTGTAGACAGTGAGGGGTGGTTTACTACTCAAGATGAAGTATTGCTTCAGGGGGGACGATTGAAGTTTCTTCGAAGATTCGGTCGTGGTGTGAAAATTCTTGGTGAACTGGTAGATCTGCAAGTCGTAGAGGACAATCTATGTGAGTTGCTAGGCAAAGAGATTATTGTAGTTCCTATTCCCGATCAGAGAAGGGGCCTGGTATTGGTGGCCGTTAGCGAAGACTCGGCCAGCCGTTTGCCTGATCACGCGAATAGGGGCTTGTGCGCCATCAAGGAATTATTGGTGATGTCGGAATTTCCTCGGAGTCCTCTGGGGAAAATCCGCCGCGCAGACGTAGAAGAGTGGGTGAAAGGCCGATTCGCAGGTGACAAAACAACAGAATAA
- a CDS encoding enolase C-terminal domain-like protein produces the protein MRSDIYIHHYELVSRFGLNSRSDRTRHKGVLIKIGDGVGCIHPWRELGDPSLEELIEDLRKGRFFRPLVRSAIKCAMVDGRARSQGVSVFDKVEVPRSHATIVGGSERIEEAVAAGFEVVKMKAGRRVAEEVELLNAMHERYPNLRWRLDFNNVLDGGGIRAFIKSLNESLRVKIDFLEDPCEVNDRDWAGIRSLYGIPLAVDRKVEEARGQFTYAIAKPALDDITPLCARAMIEGWELVFTSYMDHPIGQCYAAWCSGKVEKRFYGLEDPVAGLMTHGLFEPDAFIERMGDPSPQWQSPGGTGFGFDDLLEDVKWEKLK, from the coding sequence ATGCGGTCGGATATTTACATTCATCACTACGAGCTAGTCAGTCGATTTGGATTGAATAGCCGCTCTGATAGAACGCGCCACAAGGGGGTTCTGATCAAGATTGGTGACGGAGTGGGGTGCATTCACCCTTGGCGTGAGTTAGGAGATCCATCACTGGAAGAGTTGATTGAGGATTTGAGGAAGGGCAGGTTCTTCCGACCTCTCGTTAGGTCAGCTATTAAGTGTGCTATGGTGGATGGCCGTGCCAGGAGTCAAGGAGTTAGCGTTTTTGACAAGGTCGAAGTCCCAAGGAGTCATGCTACCATTGTAGGCGGATCCGAACGAATAGAGGAAGCGGTAGCTGCTGGGTTTGAGGTGGTGAAGATGAAAGCGGGTAGACGTGTAGCTGAGGAAGTAGAGCTCTTGAACGCCATGCACGAGCGCTATCCTAATCTAAGGTGGAGGCTGGATTTTAACAATGTGCTGGATGGCGGCGGCATTCGTGCATTCATTAAATCTCTCAACGAGAGCCTGCGAGTGAAAATTGATTTCTTAGAGGATCCATGCGAGGTGAATGATCGTGACTGGGCCGGGATTCGGTCACTTTACGGTATTCCGCTGGCAGTGGATCGCAAGGTTGAGGAAGCCCGAGGTCAATTCACCTACGCCATTGCAAAGCCCGCTTTAGATGACATTACACCTTTGTGTGCTAGAGCGATGATTGAAGGATGGGAGCTCGTCTTCACCAGCTACATGGACCATCCCATAGGTCAGTGTTACGCAGCGTGGTGCTCTGGGAAAGTGGAAAAAAGGTTTTATGGTCTGGAGGACCCAGTCGCAGGCTTGATGACTCATGGATTATTTGAACCTGATGCTTTTATTGAGCGCATGGGTGATCCGTCACCCCAATGGCAGTCGCCAGGTGGCACTGGTTTTGGATTTGATGATCTTCTGGAGGATGTGAAATGGGAAAAGCTGAAGTAA
- the menA gene encoding 1,4-dihydroxy-2-naphthoate octaprenyltransferase: MNLKPYILAARPKTLPAAIVPVWLGCMLTWKLLGIFDLWLASCTLMGAIWIQIATNFFNDAIDNDKGADTEHRLGPIRATASGLLSRRTVYLFAVLCLLISGVFGYFLYAQRGWPVVAIGIPSLYLCYGYTGGPVPLAYRGLGEIFVIFFFGVVAVAGTFFMQTGTWSAESILLGLQIGLLSAVLISINNLRDVDEDRSNDKRTLAVKLGVKGGKIIIVIETLLAFLLGLAWIYFGQVELFILPSLFMLLGATICAQVIKREPGRIYNKYLALGGLQLILFGGLFTAACLL; this comes from the coding sequence ATGAACCTCAAGCCGTACATCCTGGCAGCCCGCCCAAAGACACTTCCGGCCGCCATTGTGCCGGTCTGGCTGGGCTGCATGCTTACATGGAAATTACTGGGGATCTTTGATCTCTGGTTGGCTTCTTGTACTCTGATGGGGGCGATCTGGATTCAGATTGCCACCAATTTCTTCAATGATGCCATTGATAATGATAAAGGTGCTGATACCGAGCATCGTCTAGGTCCGATCAGAGCAACGGCGAGCGGACTTTTGTCGAGACGGACAGTCTATCTATTCGCTGTCCTCTGCTTATTGATTAGTGGAGTGTTTGGTTATTTCCTCTATGCTCAGCGCGGATGGCCAGTAGTGGCGATAGGGATTCCATCACTGTATCTATGCTATGGTTATACTGGAGGACCAGTACCTTTGGCGTACAGGGGACTAGGAGAGATTTTTGTAATCTTCTTTTTCGGAGTGGTGGCCGTAGCGGGCACGTTCTTTATGCAGACAGGTACTTGGTCAGCGGAATCAATACTGTTAGGTCTTCAGATCGGGCTTCTTAGTGCAGTCCTTATCTCTATTAACAATCTCCGCGACGTCGATGAGGATCGATCAAATGACAAGCGAACCTTGGCTGTAAAGCTAGGCGTCAAAGGGGGGAAGATCATTATCGTGATCGAAACACTTTTGGCCTTTTTACTAGGATTAGCTTGGATCTATTTCGGGCAGGTCGAGTTGTTTATTCTTCCCTCGCTCTTCATGTTGCTTGGGGCGACAATCTGCGCTCAAGTGATTAAACGAGAGCCTGGTAGAATCTACAATAAATACCTGGCATTGGGGGGGCTGCAACTAATCCTCTTTGGAGGTTTATTTACTGCAGCTTGCCTCCTATAG
- the menB gene encoding 1,4-dihydroxy-2-naphthoyl-CoA synthase, with the protein MWTTAKDFEDIRYETTENGQIAKITINRPEVRNAFRPLTVKELLLAFHLAHEDPKVGVVILAGEGDMAFCAGGDIKVRGDEGYVGDDGVPRLNILDVQKVIRSMPKPIVAMVSGFAIGGGHVLHVVCDLTIAADNAIFGQTGPKVGSFDGGFGASYLARHVGQKKAREIWYLCRQYSAQEALDMGMVNTVVPLADLEKETLQWCREMLQHSPLALRCLKAGFNADLDGQAGIQELAGNATLLYYMSAEAQEGRDAWKEKRKPDFGKFPRLP; encoded by the coding sequence ATGTGGACCACAGCTAAAGATTTCGAGGATATTCGGTATGAAACTACCGAGAATGGACAGATTGCTAAAATTACCATTAATCGTCCTGAGGTGCGTAATGCATTCAGGCCGTTGACCGTTAAAGAACTACTCCTAGCATTTCATCTCGCCCATGAAGATCCTAAGGTTGGCGTTGTCATCCTGGCTGGCGAAGGGGATATGGCATTTTGTGCAGGTGGCGACATCAAGGTGCGTGGTGATGAGGGCTACGTTGGCGATGACGGCGTCCCTCGCTTAAATATTCTTGATGTTCAGAAGGTAATTCGCTCCATGCCAAAGCCGATTGTGGCAATGGTAAGCGGATTCGCGATTGGTGGAGGACACGTTCTTCATGTGGTTTGCGATCTAACGATTGCTGCTGATAATGCCATTTTTGGTCAGACTGGGCCTAAAGTTGGCAGCTTCGATGGAGGTTTTGGCGCTAGCTACTTGGCTCGTCACGTGGGTCAGAAGAAGGCTCGTGAAATATGGTATCTCTGCCGTCAATATTCTGCCCAAGAGGCTCTGGATATGGGAATGGTGAATACAGTGGTGCCACTAGCTGATCTTGAGAAAGAAACACTCCAATGGTGCCGAGAAATGCTTCAGCACAGCCCATTGGCATTGCGCTGTCTTAAAGCTGGCTTCAATGCGGACTTGGACGGCCAAGCCGGCATTCAGGAGCTGGCTGGCAATGCCACATTGCTCTACTACATGAGCGCAGAGGCTCAGGAAGGTAGAGATGCCTGGAAAGAGAAACGCAAGCCGGACTTCGGCAAGTTTCCTCGACTGCCATAA
- a CDS encoding alpha/beta fold hydrolase: MVIEHFLRTHRSPKIMIYALHGALGQASDWNHLAADLKAQNQRLAKIDLWQFLACCPMPLSKFGAAFNREVQDKSPDILGYSMGGRLALHALLDQPKRWRKAVIVSAHTGLPSSERSQRQAKDAEWAAKALKGHWEEFLQEWNEQSVLSGISMPDRSQLKKRREAVARSFMDWSVGAQDDLLPRLSGINCPVLWVVGERDTKFLEVAKQAVSVLQQGELCVVPDCGHRVPWEKPEIFSAKVQEFLEQ, translated from the coding sequence ATGGTGATTGAGCATTTCCTCAGAACACATCGTTCACCTAAAATTATGATTTATGCGCTACATGGAGCACTAGGGCAGGCCAGTGATTGGAATCATCTGGCAGCAGACTTAAAGGCACAAAATCAGCGGCTTGCAAAGATAGATCTATGGCAGTTTCTGGCGTGCTGCCCTATGCCTCTGAGTAAGTTTGGTGCGGCTTTCAATCGCGAGGTGCAAGATAAATCGCCAGATATCTTGGGGTATTCAATGGGTGGCAGGCTGGCGTTACATGCACTACTCGATCAACCTAAACGCTGGAGAAAGGCCGTTATTGTATCGGCACACACTGGTCTACCTTCTTCCGAGAGAAGTCAACGACAGGCGAAGGATGCTGAGTGGGCCGCAAAGGCGCTAAAAGGTCATTGGGAAGAGTTTTTGCAGGAGTGGAATGAGCAGTCTGTTCTGTCTGGGATCAGTATGCCTGACAGGAGTCAGCTCAAGAAGCGCAGGGAGGCAGTGGCCCGCTCATTCATGGACTGGAGTGTAGGAGCACAAGATGACCTGCTGCCTCGGCTCTCAGGTATAAATTGCCCTGTTTTGTGGGTCGTCGGTGAGAGGGATACGAAGTTTTTAGAAGTGGCAAAGCAGGCTGTGAGTGTACTCCAGCAGGGGGAGTTGTGTGTTGTTCCAGATTGCGGTCATCGAGTGCCTTGGGAGAAGCCAGAAATCTTTTCAGCAAAGGTGCAGGAATTTCTTGAGCAATAG
- a CDS encoding histidinol-phosphatase → MPADYHTHTPLCQHAEGEPEAFVDAAIAAGVTEYGISDHAPFIPEPFDDWRMLDEQFPLYLQWIERARAHAGERLTVRAGMECDWITGCEEWTRELRNRYEWDYLIGSVHYLEDKWDFDNPKWLGKWADTDVGLVWEQYWNTYIQMADSGLFDILGHPDLIKKFGFRPDGDLSRFYEPVIDAIATSGSAIELNTAGWHKPCAEQYPHSEFLELARDAGIDLVISSDAHHPSEIARDFDKAITLAKAAGYEQTVLFDKGSRKYEAL, encoded by the coding sequence ATGCCAGCAGACTACCACACACACACGCCACTTTGCCAACACGCCGAAGGTGAACCTGAAGCCTTTGTGGATGCTGCGATAGCTGCAGGAGTCACAGAATACGGCATCTCTGACCACGCCCCCTTTATTCCTGAGCCATTTGATGACTGGCGCATGCTCGACGAACAGTTCCCACTCTATTTACAGTGGATTGAGAGGGCTCGAGCACACGCTGGAGAGCGCCTAACAGTCAGAGCAGGAATGGAGTGTGACTGGATTACTGGCTGCGAGGAGTGGACGCGTGAACTCCGTAACCGATACGAGTGGGATTACCTGATCGGTTCCGTCCATTACCTTGAAGATAAATGGGATTTCGACAATCCAAAGTGGCTTGGCAAATGGGCTGATACGGATGTTGGGCTGGTTTGGGAGCAATACTGGAACACTTATATACAAATGGCCGACAGTGGCCTGTTTGATATACTGGGTCATCCAGACCTGATCAAAAAATTTGGATTCAGACCTGATGGTGATTTAAGCAGATTTTACGAGCCAGTAATCGATGCCATTGCAACCTCTGGATCGGCGATCGAGCTCAATACCGCCGGGTGGCACAAGCCCTGTGCAGAGCAGTACCCTCACTCTGAGTTCCTGGAGTTGGCAAGAGATGCGGGTATCGACCTTGTCATTTCTTCCGATGCGCACCATCCATCCGAGATAGCCAGAGACTTTGACAAAGCAATTACTCTAGCGAAAGCTGCGGGATACGAACAAACGGTTCTCTTCGACAAGGGCTCCAGGAAATACGAAGCTCTCTAA
- a CDS encoding Co(2+)/Mg(2+) efflux protein ApaG, producing MSYKFGQIEGVEVQLNEVMHVPNLESPPDKPHPFVYFITILNNSDEAITIKARKWVVKETAGETLVVEGKGVVGQTPEIMPGDEFSYNSYHTVASDASVQGAFFGVTDSGTRFYVPIPDFELTVPG from the coding sequence GTGAGCTATAAGTTTGGACAAATCGAGGGCGTGGAAGTGCAGCTAAATGAAGTGATGCACGTGCCTAATTTGGAATCCCCGCCAGACAAACCGCATCCATTTGTCTATTTTATCACGATTCTCAACAATTCGGATGAGGCGATAACGATCAAAGCTCGCAAGTGGGTAGTCAAAGAGACTGCTGGTGAAACTCTGGTAGTTGAAGGCAAAGGGGTGGTGGGGCAGACTCCTGAGATCATGCCTGGTGACGAGTTTTCCTACAACAGTTATCACACGGTAGCGAGTGATGCATCCGTGCAGGGAGCTTTCTTTGGAGTCACGGATTCTGGCACACGATTCTATGTGCCTATTCCGGATTTTGAGCTCACTGTGCCAGGTTAG
- a CDS encoding VWA domain-containing protein has protein sequence MKIDENDPRLTAYAFGELPQKEAEAVRLAIKSKPELRKYVNELVALNDLLASGFGSNDSLKLHPDQRAAIHQAGKVPVADNITSMRQSAWKRPLTVILSAAAVLTACFVILNNALIHDDNMDLVDVQTIEDIPASDLVARVSENPSDWTENEQSKPAEVTSSQPSSEGEAMTVARGMELQPREFRDEIQKRATDRVRHSDGDENLEKPNEWRMVSNDPSTRVPLVSGNASWKWVTQALQAGLRPISQDVRVEELINHFSYDQPKDFIIGGIDAGAELLHSPWDEGKLIALVNLRNNSDEEPMVEVGLTFGHQINAYRLLGYNQTSAAKGVIAPTMIKMQSGYGQMVMYEVDPGMELEEGHKALLVHVNASGVEDADHRSFGVEYAKRDWRNASKDVRLALTMAAWAQCLKFNIPDDREVTLELLDSLKEDELDEETQKSLNVIRNSLQK, from the coding sequence ATGAAAATCGACGAAAACGACCCGCGCTTGACGGCATACGCCTTCGGAGAGCTTCCTCAAAAGGAAGCCGAGGCCGTGCGCCTGGCGATCAAGAGCAAGCCGGAGCTAAGAAAGTACGTCAATGAGCTTGTCGCTTTGAATGATTTGCTGGCGTCAGGCTTTGGCTCCAATGATTCGCTCAAATTGCATCCTGATCAGCGCGCAGCGATTCACCAAGCGGGTAAGGTTCCCGTAGCGGACAATATTACCTCGATGCGCCAGTCTGCGTGGAAGCGTCCACTTACCGTTATTCTTTCCGCAGCAGCTGTGCTGACAGCTTGCTTCGTGATTTTGAACAATGCATTGATTCATGACGACAACATGGACCTTGTGGACGTTCAAACCATTGAAGACATCCCTGCATCCGACCTAGTAGCCCGCGTCTCTGAGAATCCGAGTGACTGGACCGAGAATGAGCAATCCAAGCCAGCTGAAGTTACTTCATCCCAGCCTTCTTCAGAGGGCGAGGCTATGACTGTTGCGAGAGGCATGGAATTACAGCCTAGAGAGTTTCGGGATGAGATTCAAAAGCGCGCCACTGACCGCGTAAGGCACAGTGATGGTGATGAGAACCTGGAAAAACCAAATGAATGGAGAATGGTCTCTAATGACCCATCTACTCGGGTTCCACTTGTGTCAGGAAACGCGAGCTGGAAATGGGTTACTCAAGCTCTACAAGCAGGGCTTCGCCCCATCTCGCAGGATGTCAGGGTGGAGGAACTGATCAATCACTTCAGTTACGACCAGCCAAAGGACTTTATCATTGGCGGTATCGATGCTGGGGCTGAATTATTGCATAGTCCGTGGGACGAGGGTAAGTTGATTGCTCTGGTTAATCTCAGGAACAACTCTGATGAGGAGCCCATGGTGGAGGTTGGTCTTACATTCGGGCATCAAATCAACGCCTATCGACTATTAGGATACAATCAAACCTCTGCCGCCAAGGGGGTCATCGCTCCGACCATGATCAAAATGCAGTCAGGTTATGGCCAGATGGTGATGTACGAAGTGGATCCTGGCATGGAGCTCGAAGAAGGGCATAAAGCGCTTCTGGTTCATGTGAATGCGTCTGGAGTTGAGGATGCAGATCACCGGAGCTTTGGAGTTGAGTACGCAAAGAGGGACTGGCGAAATGCATCCAAGGATGTCCGTCTGGCCCTGACGATGGCAGCTTGGGCACAATGCCTGAAGTTTAATATCCCTGATGACAGAGAGGTGACATTGGAGTTGCTGGATAGTCTCAAGGAGGATGAGCTGGATGAGGAGACTCAAAAATCTCTTAATGTGATCCGGAATAGCCTGCAAAAGTAA